A genome region from Candidatus Dormiibacterota bacterium includes the following:
- a CDS encoding SDR family oxidoreductase: MPDLAVIMGATGALGTAIVDAFASRGDRVIAVARSRSDVSQLASKYPGLLTGDTADLTSRLEVDELWERIDRAGVPRWVVNATGGYRAGKVADSTPDDFTFMMDLNLGTAWWSCRAAARRMQGGAIVNVSSRSGLEAEPGAAAYAVAKAGVITLTKVLAAELKSSGVRVNVVVPAIIDTPANRQALPEKLMQKAVAPAEIAAAIAYLCSDAAVAITGATIPVYGKY; encoded by the coding sequence ATGCCGGACCTTGCCGTGATCATGGGAGCGACCGGGGCGCTGGGGACGGCGATCGTCGACGCCTTCGCGAGCCGTGGCGATCGGGTCATCGCGGTGGCGCGTTCGCGCTCGGATGTTTCGCAGCTGGCGTCGAAATATCCCGGCCTCCTCACCGGCGATACGGCAGACCTGACCTCACGCCTCGAGGTCGATGAGCTCTGGGAGCGGATCGACCGCGCTGGCGTTCCGCGATGGGTCGTGAACGCGACCGGCGGCTACCGCGCCGGGAAAGTCGCCGACTCCACCCCCGACGACTTCACCTTCATGATGGATCTGAATCTTGGCACCGCCTGGTGGTCCTGCCGCGCCGCCGCCCGTCGCATGCAGGGTGGAGCCATCGTCAATGTCTCCTCGCGCTCCGGGCTGGAGGCCGAGCCAGGCGCCGCAGCCTACGCTGTCGCCAAAGCCGGCGTGATCACGCTGACCAAGGTGCTTGCCGCCGAACTCAAGTCGTCAGGGGTGCGCGTGAACGTGGTCGTCCCAGCGATCATCGACACACCGGCGAACCGTCAGGCCCTGCCCGAAAAGCTGATGCAGAAAGCGGTCGCGCCGGCTGAGATCGCTGCCGCCATTGCCTATCTCTGCAGCGATGCCGCGGTAGCGATCACGGGTGCGACGATCCCCGTCTACGGCAAGTACTAG
- a CDS encoding dihydrofolate reductase family protein: MAIPEGSVYANFVSSIDGVVALEGGTAPSGGIISGRNEADRFVMGLLRAFADAVLVGAGTVRAEGGKALWTPDYIFPAAAEAFARLRQARKRDKTPRLVIVAGSGNLNPSERALEVGALVLTTSASAKRLRAVLPKASEVRAVSDSAPIDIDDIFNAMHADGYRTILSEGGPQLFGQLVSKARCDELFLTVSPVLEGQSDKTFGLIRGVDFGRTPKQSRLRSVRRHESHLFLRYQLDHA, from the coding sequence TTGGCGATCCCCGAAGGTAGCGTGTATGCCAACTTCGTCAGCTCGATCGACGGGGTCGTCGCGCTGGAGGGCGGCACCGCGCCTTCGGGTGGGATCATCAGCGGACGCAACGAGGCGGATCGCTTCGTGATGGGACTGCTGCGCGCCTTTGCCGACGCCGTGTTGGTTGGTGCCGGGACCGTCCGCGCCGAAGGTGGAAAGGCGTTGTGGACGCCTGACTATATCTTTCCGGCGGCCGCGGAGGCGTTCGCCCGCCTGCGTCAGGCCCGCAAGCGGGACAAGACGCCACGGCTGGTGATCGTCGCCGGGAGCGGCAACTTGAATCCGTCCGAGCGAGCCCTCGAGGTCGGGGCGCTCGTTCTGACGACCAGCGCCTCAGCAAAGCGGCTTCGCGCGGTGCTACCGAAGGCCAGCGAGGTGAGAGCCGTTTCCGACAGCGCCCCGATCGATATCGATGACATCTTCAATGCGATGCATGCCGATGGCTATCGCACGATCCTTTCCGAAGGTGGTCCCCAGCTCTTTGGGCAGCTGGTCAGCAAGGCTCGGTGCGACGAGCTGTTTCTGACGGTCTCGCCCGTCCTCGAGGGGCAGAGCGACAAAACCTTCGGGCTGATCCGTGGCGTGGACTTCGGACGGACTCCGAAACAAAGCCGGCTGCGCAGCGTCCGGCGTCACGAGTCCCATTTGTTCCTGCGTTACCAGCTGGATCACGCCTGA
- a CDS encoding DUF2231 domain-containing protein produces MLNHVVNRFIDRQRWLEPVADLLQKAVAGSYKLLGKPGRTLKTFMHGTWLGHPLHPVLTDIPIGAWTIAVIFDLAYLIERSHGWVSAADVTIFIGLLGAVGAAVAGYTDWSDTIGRERRVGIAHGLLNTLVVVLYLVSFVLRVSGGSRVLAILLAYAGYLVLLAAAFLGGDLVFGIGTGVNHHAWQEVPAKFTKVLLEGQLTDGMLVKAMAGDTPILLYKKGDTVCAISETCSHAGGPLSEGELDGNLVQCPWHASRFDICTGQVKGGPATISQVRYEVRRQNGQIEVRRSPDTLQPN; encoded by the coding sequence ATGCTCAATCACGTCGTGAACCGTTTTATCGACCGGCAGCGCTGGCTGGAGCCGGTCGCCGATTTGCTCCAAAAAGCTGTCGCGGGCAGCTACAAACTCCTCGGTAAACCCGGTCGAACGCTCAAGACGTTCATGCATGGCACGTGGCTCGGCCATCCCCTCCATCCCGTCCTGACCGACATCCCGATTGGGGCCTGGACGATCGCGGTCATCTTTGACCTGGCCTATCTCATCGAGCGCAGCCACGGGTGGGTCTCGGCTGCGGACGTCACGATCTTCATCGGCCTGCTCGGCGCTGTCGGCGCCGCCGTCGCTGGCTACACCGACTGGAGCGACACGATCGGCCGGGAGCGCCGCGTCGGCATCGCCCACGGTCTGCTGAACACGCTCGTCGTTGTTCTCTACCTGGTCTCATTCGTTCTTCGGGTTAGCGGCGGCAGCCGCGTGCTCGCCATTCTGTTGGCGTACGCCGGCTACCTGGTCCTTCTGGCCGCGGCGTTCCTGGGTGGCGACCTCGTCTTCGGCATCGGCACCGGCGTCAACCACCACGCCTGGCAGGAAGTGCCGGCCAAGTTCACCAAGGTGCTGCTCGAGGGCCAGCTCACGGACGGCATGCTGGTCAAGGCCATGGCGGGCGACACCCCGATCCTCCTTTACAAGAAGGGCGACACCGTCTGCGCGATCAGTGAAACGTGCTCGCACGCCGGTGGGCCGCTTTCGGAGGGCGAGCTGGACGGGAACCTCGTTCAATGTCCGTGGCATGCATCGCGCTTCGACATCTGTACCGGTCAGGTTAAGGGGGGACCCGCGACCATCAGCCAGGTGCGCTACGAGGTCCGACGACAAAATGGGCAGATCGAGGTCCGCCGCTCCCCTGATACTCTGCAACCGAACTGA
- a CDS encoding helicase-related protein yields IFVNSRRLAERLATAINELAGEELVRAHHGSIAKEQRLLIEDALKAGRLPGLVATSSLELGIDMGAVDLVIQVESPTSVASGIQRIGRAGHSVGEPSKGTIFPKYRGDLLETAVVVDRMLRGEIETTRVPRNPLDVLAQQIVAMSAMEEWSVAALSELVHRAYPFSDLGPRALESTLDMLSGRYPSDEFAELRPRIVWDRLEGKIRGRAGAQRLAVVSGGTIPDRGLFSVNLLDDGKKVGELDEEMVYEMRPGETFVLGATTWRVADITPSQVMVTPAPGEPGRIAFWHGDALGRPVEVGRAMGQAMRELTAMEPDDAVARLRERSRFDDRAAANLLNYLSDQLKATGTVPTDRTIVIERFRDQLGDWRLSVLTPFGARVHAPWALAARARMQERLDLEVQMIYTDDGFALRLPEADRAPEIDDLLLDPEEVRELVTSQLHGSALFASRFRENAARALLLPRRRPGERTPLWQQRQRSHDLLQVASKHAEFPILIETYRECLSDVFDMDGLRDLMSAIRSRQVRTVVVDTERASPFASTLVFDYIGQYMYEGDAPLAERRAQALTLDKELLAELLGTEELRELLDPRAIEVLELELQGLLKERWPRDIDEAADLLRRLGDLTTEEAEVRGIRAEWLDQLEKERRAARVRIADEPRWIAAEDGARYRDALGVTLPVGLPDAFLERVDQPLTSLLVRWARTHVPFFSADPAARWRLPVREVEHALRQLAGRGDIVAGEFRPGQAGREYCHPDVLRSLRRKSLAALRREVEPVPVEVLGRFLPGWHGVGIQASGLDRLAEIIFQLQGCAIPASVLERDVLAVRMRDYRPQLLDQLISMGEVVWTGRGSLGSSDGRVALYLRSDAARLIREPDERPTGEVHERLREHLQSRGASFFRDLYYATGSGDEDAVLDALWDMVWAGEVTNDTFVPLRMLGPRSRRNPRRPVLRLGPPAAAGRWSLVADLLRPAVSTTEHLHAMAGALLQRYGVLTREAALGESISGGFAALYPVLRAMEEAGKIRRGYFIDGLGGLQFALPGAVDRLRASRDEDSKVVALATTDPASPYGTTIPWPEHESRMARAAGAYVVLDGGELRLYLERGGRSLLTAGDVQPAHLRALAGIAARVDKLEIQSIDGAPIKESPLEGMLREAGFGTTPKGVVLWPERRPVLA; encoded by the coding sequence ATTTTCGTCAACTCCCGGCGGCTGGCGGAGCGGCTGGCCACGGCGATCAACGAGCTAGCCGGTGAGGAACTGGTGCGGGCGCATCACGGCTCGATCGCCAAGGAGCAGCGCCTCCTTATCGAGGATGCGCTCAAGGCCGGCCGGCTGCCGGGACTGGTGGCGACCTCCAGCCTGGAGCTGGGCATCGACATGGGCGCCGTCGACCTCGTCATCCAGGTCGAGTCGCCGACCAGCGTCGCGAGCGGCATCCAGCGGATCGGCCGCGCCGGCCACTCGGTTGGGGAACCGTCAAAGGGCACCATCTTCCCCAAGTACCGCGGCGACCTGCTCGAGACGGCAGTCGTCGTGGATCGCATGCTGCGAGGAGAGATCGAGACCACGCGGGTCCCGCGCAACCCGCTCGACGTCCTCGCGCAACAGATCGTGGCGATGTCGGCGATGGAGGAGTGGTCGGTCGCGGCCCTCTCGGAACTGGTTCATCGCGCCTACCCATTCAGCGACCTCGGGCCACGCGCGCTCGAGTCGACGCTCGACATGCTGAGCGGGCGATATCCCTCGGACGAGTTTGCCGAGCTGCGGCCTCGCATCGTCTGGGACCGGTTGGAAGGGAAGATCCGTGGCCGCGCCGGGGCGCAGCGGTTGGCGGTGGTCAGTGGCGGCACGATCCCCGACCGCGGGCTCTTCTCCGTGAACCTGCTCGATGACGGGAAGAAGGTCGGCGAGTTGGACGAGGAGATGGTCTACGAGATGCGACCGGGCGAGACCTTCGTGCTGGGCGCCACCACCTGGCGGGTCGCCGACATCACACCCTCGCAGGTGATGGTCACCCCCGCACCGGGCGAGCCTGGCCGGATCGCGTTCTGGCACGGCGACGCGCTGGGGCGACCGGTCGAGGTCGGCCGCGCCATGGGACAGGCGATGCGCGAGCTGACCGCCATGGAGCCCGATGACGCCGTCGCGCGGCTGCGCGAGCGGTCGCGCTTCGACGACCGGGCTGCCGCAAATCTCCTGAACTACCTGTCCGACCAGCTCAAGGCGACTGGCACGGTGCCCACCGACCGAACGATCGTCATCGAGCGATTCCGCGACCAGCTTGGGGACTGGCGGCTGTCGGTGTTGACGCCGTTCGGCGCTCGGGTGCATGCCCCCTGGGCGCTGGCCGCGCGGGCGCGGATGCAGGAACGCCTCGACCTCGAAGTCCAGATGATTTACACCGACGACGGCTTCGCCTTGCGACTGCCGGAGGCCGACCGCGCACCCGAAATCGATGACTTGCTGCTGGATCCGGAGGAAGTCCGCGAGCTGGTGACGTCGCAGCTGCACGGCTCGGCGCTCTTCGCCTCGCGCTTTCGCGAAAACGCCGCCCGCGCGCTGTTGCTGCCGAGGCGGCGTCCGGGTGAGCGCACGCCTCTCTGGCAGCAGCGCCAGCGTAGCCATGACCTGCTGCAGGTCGCCAGCAAGCACGCCGAGTTCCCCATCCTGATCGAGACCTACCGCGAGTGCCTGAGCGACGTCTTCGACATGGACGGCCTGCGCGACCTGATGAGCGCCATTCGGTCACGGCAGGTCCGCACCGTCGTGGTCGACACGGAGCGCGCCTCGCCCTTCGCGTCGACCCTGGTCTTCGACTACATCGGTCAATACATGTACGAGGGCGACGCGCCGCTGGCGGAACGCCGCGCGCAGGCACTCACGCTGGACAAGGAGCTGCTGGCTGAACTACTGGGCACGGAGGAACTACGCGAGCTTCTCGACCCCCGCGCCATCGAGGTGCTCGAGCTCGAGCTGCAGGGGCTGCTGAAGGAACGCTGGCCGCGGGACATCGATGAGGCCGCCGACCTCTTGCGCCGGCTCGGCGACCTGACGACAGAAGAGGCCGAGGTCCGCGGGATCCGTGCCGAATGGCTCGACCAGCTGGAGAAAGAACGTCGCGCGGCCCGCGTGCGGATCGCCGACGAGCCGCGCTGGATCGCGGCCGAGGATGGGGCCCGTTATCGCGACGCGCTGGGCGTCACCTTGCCTGTTGGCTTGCCCGACGCGTTCCTGGAGCGGGTCGACCAGCCGTTGACATCGTTGCTGGTCCGCTGGGCGCGGACGCACGTTCCCTTCTTCAGCGCCGACCCGGCGGCACGCTGGCGCCTTCCGGTGCGCGAGGTCGAGCACGCCCTGCGGCAGCTGGCCGGCCGCGGCGATATCGTCGCCGGGGAGTTCCGACCGGGGCAGGCCGGTCGCGAATATTGCCACCCTGACGTGCTCAGGTCGCTCCGCCGGAAATCGCTGGCGGCGCTGCGACGCGAGGTCGAACCGGTGCCCGTCGAGGTGCTTGGCCGGTTCCTTCCCGGCTGGCACGGCGTCGGCATCCAGGCGAGCGGGCTCGACCGGCTTGCCGAGATCATTTTCCAGCTGCAGGGCTGCGCCATCCCCGCGTCGGTGCTCGAACGCGATGTGCTGGCAGTGCGGATGCGCGACTACCGGCCGCAACTACTCGATCAGCTGATCTCGATGGGGGAGGTCGTCTGGACCGGGCGAGGCTCGTTGGGCAGCTCGGACGGACGCGTGGCGCTGTATCTACGGTCAGACGCGGCGCGGCTGATACGAGAACCGGACGAGCGGCCGACCGGAGAGGTCCACGAGCGACTGCGCGAGCACCTGCAGAGTCGCGGCGCCTCCTTCTTTCGCGACCTCTATTACGCGACCGGTTCGGGTGACGAAGACGCGGTGCTGGACGCGCTCTGGGACATGGTGTGGGCCGGTGAGGTCACAAACGACACGTTCGTCCCGCTGCGGATGCTCGGACCGCGATCCCGCCGCAACCCGCGCCGTCCGGTGCTGCGGCTCGGGCCGCCCGCGGCCGCCGGCCGCTGGTCCCTGGTCGCGGATTTGCTGCGCCCGGCGGTCTCCACCACGGAGCACCTCCATGCCATGGCTGGTGCCCTGTTGCAGCGCTACGGAGTCCTGACTCGCGAGGCGGCTCTGGGTGAAAGCATCAGCGGCGGCTTCGCCGCGCTCTATCCGGTCCTCCGCGCGATGGAGGAGGCGGGCAAGATCCGGCGAGGCTACTTCATCGACGGCCTAGGCGGTTTGCAATTCGCGCTTCCCGGCGCCGTTGACCGGCTGCGTGCTTCGCGCGACGAGGACTCGAAGGTGGTGGCGCTGGCGACCACCGACCCGGCGAGCCCGTACGGAACGACGATTCCGTGGCCCGAGCACGAATCGCGCATGGCCCGGGCTGCGGGCGCCTATGTCGTGCTCGACGGTGGCGAATTGCGGCTCTACCTCGAGCGCGGTGGACGCTCGTTGCTGACCGCCGGCGACGTGCAGCCGGCGCACCTGCGCGCGCTCGCGGGGATTGCCGCCCGCGTGGACAAGCTGGAGATCCAGAGCATCGACGGCGCCCCGATCAAGGAGTCGCCACTGGAAGGGATGCTGCGCGAAGCCGGGTTCGGCACCACGCCGAAAGGCGTCGTCCTCTGGCCGGAGCGCCGGCCCGTCCTTGCCTGA
- a CDS encoding DNA-formamidopyrimidine glycosylase family protein → MPEGDTIWRTAAALRRRIAGKVVKEARPAAIARLKGRRVEGVEPNGKHLLMRFEGGIALHSHMRMTGSWHVYRPGERWRQPEWRATAVLSFEDVVAVCFAAPVIELVRDALAPVAQLGPDILADPFDLDAVIERARRSKAPTLGELLLEQRVCAGIGNIYKCEALWVLRLDAWMPPAELDDAQLRQLYLTARDLMRPNLVAPIARQRHAVHGRGGRPCPRCGTPIRIRAQGHQARLTYYCPRCQREPASVAGR, encoded by the coding sequence TTGCCTGAAGGCGATACGATCTGGCGCACGGCCGCCGCGTTGCGGCGGCGCATCGCGGGCAAGGTCGTCAAGGAAGCCCGCCCGGCAGCCATCGCCCGACTCAAAGGTCGACGGGTGGAAGGCGTCGAGCCGAACGGCAAACATCTACTCATGCGCTTCGAGGGCGGGATCGCGCTGCACTCGCACATGCGGATGACCGGCTCGTGGCATGTCTATCGGCCGGGCGAGCGGTGGCGCCAGCCGGAATGGCGCGCCACGGCGGTGCTCAGCTTCGAGGATGTGGTGGCGGTCTGCTTTGCCGCGCCGGTCATCGAGCTGGTCCGCGATGCGCTAGCACCCGTCGCCCAACTGGGGCCGGATATCCTGGCCGATCCCTTCGACCTCGATGCCGTCATCGAGCGCGCCCGCCGGTCGAAGGCACCGACCCTCGGCGAGCTGTTGCTCGAGCAGCGCGTCTGCGCCGGCATCGGCAACATCTATAAGTGTGAAGCGCTCTGGGTACTCCGGCTGGACGCCTGGATGCCTCCTGCCGAGCTCGATGACGCGCAGCTTCGCCAGCTCTATTTGACGGCCCGCGACCTGATGCGACCCAACCTCGTCGCGCCGATCGCGCGCCAGCGCCACGCGGTCCACGGCCGTGGCGGGCGGCCGTGTCCACGCTGCGGGACGCCGATTCGAATCCGAGCCCAGGGCCACCAGGCGCGGCTGACCTATTACTGTCCGCGCTGCCAGCGCGAACCGGCTTCTGTAGCGGGACGCTGA
- a CDS encoding GTP cyclohydrolase I has protein sequence MAGEEPRPMVGGLRDDDLEGRDWERVQPRRISEADWKRFEGYMSEILQALGMALNTPATSKTPMRYLRAMFDSTEGYEGDAKLVTAFPTECEGGADCELSQVVEGPIPFYALCEHHAFPFFGHAFVGYVAHEHIIGISKLTRLVRLFARRFTVQERMGREITEALSGTLQAHGVAVYLEAIHLCTQMRGVRESESTTRTTFWRGNYESNPGLREEFLNIARSNAGGHLS, from the coding sequence ATGGCAGGGGAAGAGCCACGCCCGATGGTCGGCGGCTTGCGTGACGATGACCTCGAGGGTCGCGATTGGGAACGTGTCCAACCCCGGCGTATCAGCGAGGCCGACTGGAAACGCTTCGAGGGCTACATGAGCGAGATCCTTCAGGCCTTGGGCATGGCGCTCAACACCCCGGCCACCTCGAAAACGCCGATGCGCTACCTGCGCGCGATGTTCGATTCAACCGAGGGCTATGAGGGCGATGCCAAGCTGGTCACCGCCTTCCCGACGGAGTGCGAAGGCGGCGCCGACTGTGAGCTCAGCCAGGTCGTCGAAGGTCCGATTCCCTTTTACGCCCTGTGCGAGCACCACGCCTTTCCATTCTTCGGCCACGCCTTCGTGGGTTACGTCGCCCACGAGCACATCATCGGGATCTCCAAGTTGACGCGGCTGGTGCGCCTCTTCGCCCGCCGGTTCACCGTCCAGGAGCGGATGGGGCGCGAGATCACAGAGGCGCTTTCGGGCACCCTTCAGGCGCACGGCGTCGCGGTTTACCTCGAGGCGATCCACCTGTGCACCCAGATGCGCGGCGTCCGCGAGTCGGAGTCGACAACCAGAACGACCTTCTGGCGTGGCAACTACGAGTCGAACCCAGGGCTTCGTGAGGAGTTCTTGAACATCGCCAGGTCAAACGCCGGTGGGCATCTTTCCTGA